The genomic DNA CAATCTGCAGGACGCCGAAACCCACAAGCAGAACGTGCAAAAGGCCGAGAAAGCGGCCGACAAGCTCACGCACGAAGCCATCGACCTGCTGCACAAGACCTTCATCACGCCGCTCGACCGCGACGAGATCCACAAGCTGATCACGACGATGGACGACATCCTCGACCTGATGGAGGACGTCGCCACTGCGATCTCGCTGTACGACGTGCAAGCGGTCACGTCTGAGGCGAGCCAGCTCGCGCATATCTGCACGGCGACCTGCGAGCGCGTGCAGTTCGCGGTCAGCCTGCTGTCGGACTTGAAGCAGGCGAGCCAGATCCTGAAGGCCTGCGAGGATATCGACCGGCTCGAATCGGAAGCCGACCGCGTGCTGCGCGCAGCGATGTCGAAGCTGTTCCGGGAGGAAGACGACGTCAAGGTCCTGATCAAGCTGAAGGCGATCTACGAGCTGCTCGAAACGATCACGGACAAATGTGAGGATGTGGCGAACATCATCGAAGGCATCGTGCTGGAAAACGCATAATGCAATCGATACAACTCGCTATCTGGGTCGTCGCCGGCCTGGTCGCCATTGCGCTGGTGTTCGACTTCATGAACGGCTTTCACGACGCGGCGAATTCGATCGCCACGGTCGTGTCGACCGGGGTGCTGAAGCCGCAGCAGGCGGTGGCGTTCGCGGCGGCGTTCAACGTCATCGCGTATTTCGTGTTTCACCTGAAGGTGGCCTCGACCGTTGGCAAGGGCACGATCGACCCGGACATCGTCGACCACTACGTGATCTTCGGCGCGCTGGTCGGCGCGATCGTTTGGAACGTCATCACCTGGGTGTACGGCATTCCGTCCAGCTCGTCGCACGCGCTGATTGGCGGGCTCGTGGGCGCGGCGCTCGCGAAGTCGGGCTGGGGGGCGCTGAACTGGGACGGCCTGATGAAGACGATTGCGTTCATCTTCATTTCGCCGCTGCTCGGTTTCGTGCTCGGCTCGTTTTTCATGCTGCTGGTGTCGTGGATGTACTTCCGCACGCCGCCTAGCAAGGTCGACCGGCGGTTTCGCCGCCTGCAGCTGATCTCCGCTGGCCTGTATAGCCTCGGTCATGGCGGCAACGACGCGCAGAAGACGATCGGCATCATCTGGATGCTGCTGATCGCAACAGGCTTCGCGACGCTGAAAGCGGACGCGCCGCCGCTGTGGGTGATCGGCGGCTGCTATCTGTCGATGGGTCTCGGCACGCTGTTCGGCGGCTGGCGTATCGTCCGCACGATGGGGCAGAAAATCACGAAGCTCAAGCCGGTCGGCGGCTTCTGCGCGGAGGCGGGCGGAGCGATCACGCTATTTACCGCATCGGCGCTCGGCATTCCCGTCTCCACCACGCATACGATTACCGGCGCGATCGTTGGGGTCGGCGCGACGCAGAAGCTCAGCGCAGTGCGTTGGGGCGTCGCCGGCAACATCGTTTGGGCGTGGATTCTGACGATTCCGGCTTCCGCGATCCTGTCCGGCGGGGCCTG from Paraburkholderia sp. HP33-1 includes the following:
- a CDS encoding inorganic phosphate transporter, whose amino-acid sequence is MQSIQLAIWVVAGLVAIALVFDFMNGFHDAANSIATVVSTGVLKPQQAVAFAAAFNVIAYFVFHLKVASTVGKGTIDPDIVDHYVIFGALVGAIVWNVITWVYGIPSSSSHALIGGLVGAALAKSGWGALNWDGLMKTIAFIFISPLLGFVLGSFFMLLVSWMYFRTPPSKVDRRFRRLQLISAGLYSLGHGGNDAQKTIGIIWMLLIATGFATLKADAPPLWVIGGCYLSMGLGTLFGGWRIVRTMGQKITKLKPVGGFCAEAGGAITLFTASALGIPVSTTHTITGAIVGVGATQKLSAVRWGVAGNIVWAWILTIPASAILSGGAWWLGHHFL
- a CDS encoding DUF47 domain-containing protein → MFGRFMPTEGKFFEIFNAHATCIISASRELELLIDNLQDAETHKQNVQKAEKAADKLTHEAIDLLHKTFITPLDRDEIHKLITTMDDILDLMEDVATAISLYDVQAVTSEASQLAHICTATCERVQFAVSLLSDLKQASQILKACEDIDRLESEADRVLRAAMSKLFREEDDVKVLIKLKAIYELLETITDKCEDVANIIEGIVLENA